The following DNA comes from Arthrobacter sp. SLBN-83.
GTCACCGACCGGTACACCTCCACCTCCGTTAGGCCTAGGGCGGCGAGCAGTCCCAGCTGCGCCGGCCCCAGGCAGGTCCGTGCGGCGAGCGCCCGCTCCCCCGCCGGAATGTCACTGCCGGCGGTGCGCACGTACGTTCCCGGGGCAGTGGCAGGCAGCGTCACAACAGTCCCCTCCGGAAGGAAATGGTCTGGCACCGCCTTTTCGATAGGTACGACGGCGTCAGCCCCCACCGGGATCATGGCACCGGTCATGATGGGCGCCGCAGTCCCCGGCTCCAGCGGCTGGGGGGTTGACCCGGCGGGAACGGGGGGCATGATGCGCAGGTCAGTGCCGCCGTTGGGAATGTCCGCGGAACGGACGGCGTACCCGTCCATCTGGGAATTGGCGAAGGGGGGAAGGCTGAGCGGCGCAAGGAGTCCATGCACCAACGACCGGCCCAGGGCATCCGGCAACGGAACAGCCTCGGCACGGGATTCTGCCGCGAGCGGGGCCAGGAGATCCGTGACGGCGGCTCGGTGGTCGGCAACGGAGCGGGCGTTATGCGCCCTGCCGGCAGGGGCGTGTTGCGCAGTGGTCATGGGTACGCCTTTGGTCGCGGCCGTCAGGATTTCACGTCCACTCTAACCGTGTGGAATCCGGTGGCTCCGTCAGGCGCGGGCGGCCGGAAAGTTTCGTCCTGGGGCCGGCCGTTCAGGTCGGTGGCGCGGACCTGGACTTCGTACTGCCCCGGAGTGAGGTCGATGGCCAGCTTCCACTGGTACCAGGTATCGGCGGAGATGCCGGGCGCCAGCTCAGCTTCCCGCCATGGCCCCCGGTTGAGCCGCACTTCCACCTTCCCGATGCCCGTGTGCTGGGCCCAGGCTACGCCGGCAAAAACAACGGTCCCCGGGCTGAGCGGCCAGCCGCTGCGGGGCACGTCGATGCGCGACGACGTCTTGATGGGCCCGCGCTCGGACCAGCCCCGCGGGGTCCAGTACCCGGCATCGTCGGCGAACCTGGTGACCTTGAGTTCGGTCAGCCACTTGGTCGCAGAAACGTAGCCGTAAAGGCCGGGGACCACCAGCCGGACGGGGAAGCCGTGCTCCAGGGGCAGCGGCTCCCCGTTCATGCCTACGGCCAGCAGGGCATCCCGGTTATCCGTCAGCACCTCCAACGGCGTCCCGGCGGTCCAGCCGTCGGCGCTGCGCGAGAGCACCATGTCGGCTCCCGGCTGCGGCTCCGCCAGGCCCAGCAGGTCCCGGACCGGCCACCCCAGCCACCGGGCGTTGCCGATCAGGTCCCCACCCACGTTGTTTGAGACGCAGGCGATGGTGATGTGGCGTTCGGTCAGGGGTTTCGCCATCAGGTCCGCAAAGGAGAGCTGGAGATCCCGGGCCACCATGCCGGTGACCTTGAGGACCCAGGTATCCGGGTTGACCGCCGGAACGGTGAGGGCTGTGTCGATCCGGTAGAAGTCCCGGTTCGGTGTGACCAGCGGCGGCGTTCCCGCCACGCCGGACTCCGCAGCGGCCGGGATGGGCGGCGCGGGAGATGCCGGCACTGGAAGGGTGATGCGTGCCCGGGCTTCGCTGACCGCGGTGGTGGCCCCGCGCCAGATCCCCGCCAGCACGCCGGCAGCGGCAGTCAGCGCCGCGGTGCCTCCCAGGGCCTGGAGGAAGCGGCGGCGGGAGCCGGCAGCTGTGGGATCGGGTGCGCTTTCGGCATCGCCGGTTGAAGCAGTGGCCTCCCACGCCGCCACCCGCCCTGCCAGGAGCCGCAAGAGCACGACGGCGGCACCCGCGGCCAGGAGCGGAAGCGCAACAGCCACCGGGGTCACCTGGGAACGCGTCAGCACGGCTGCCGCTCCGGCGAGTCCGAAGACTCCCACCACGCCCGCACCGGCGAACCGTCTCCGGAGCTCAAGCACCCCGGCCAGCGCGGCCAGCCCCGCGATGACCAACGCCATGCCCGTCAGCAGGGCAGCCTTGTCAGCCGTACCGAAAAGGGAGATGGCCCAGTCCTTCACACCGGGGGGAACACCGTCGATCACCACTCCGCCAACGGCGGTCAGCGGGGAAAGGGAGGGGCTGGCGAACCCGGCCAGCAGCTCCCCCGCCGCGACACCCCCGGCGACGGCCGCCATCCCGGCTGCCGCACCCCAATACCTCCGTGGGTGCCGCACCGTGGCGCGCGGGACTCCCTGGTGCCGGACGGAAGGTTCCGCGCGCCCCTCGAGGCCGCCGCCGTCGTCGTCCGCCCCGTACCCGTGCCGGGAAGTCTTCACATCTCCCAGCATAGGATCGTGGCGCCGGGATGTTCCCCGACCGGTCACTGTGTGATGCGCGGCTCAAGGTGGCGTAGCCTGAATTCATGAGTGTCCAGCTAGGCATGCCCCAGCCGCGGGAAGAAGCAGCATCGGCTGTGCCCGGACGCCGCCCCGCGGATGCACCGGCCGGCCTGGCGGACAGGTACGGCCGCCGCGCCACCGACATGAGGCTGTCACTGACTGACAAATGCAACCTCCGCTGCACCTACTGCATGCCTGCCGAAGGCCTCGAGTGGCTGGCCAAGCAGGCGGTGATGTCCGGCGAAGAAATCGTGCGGATCGTCAAGGTGGGCGTTGAACGGCTGGGTGTCCGGGAGCTGCGGCTGACGGGCGGCGAGCCGCTGGTCCGGCACGATTTGGTGGACATCATCGCGGCCCTGCGGCGCAACCACCCCGACCTTCCGATCTCGATGACCACCAACGGCGTTGGCCTGGCCAGGAAGGCGGCAGCGCTGAAGGGCGCCGGGCTGACGCGCATCAACGTGTCGCTTGATTCCCTGCACGAGGAAACGTTCACCAAGCTGACCCGCCGCCCCTTCCTGGACCAGGTCCTGGCCGGTGTGGACGCGGCCTGGGCTGCCGGGCTGGGACCGGTCAAGCTGAACGCTGTCCTGATGCGCGGGATCAACGATGCCGAGTCACCGCAGCTGCTGGCCTGGGCCCTGGAGCGCGGGTACGAGCTGCGGTTCATCGAGCAGATGCCGCTCGACGCGGACCATGGCTGGACGCGCCGGAACATGATCACCGCCGCCGAAATCCGGGAGCTGCTGTCCCGGGATTTCGTCCTCAGTCCAGATCCCCGGGAACGTGACGGCGCCCCCGCGGAACGCTTTGAAGTACGACGCCGGGTGGCCGGCCCTGCGGATCCGGAGGGCCCGGTGCTGGGGACGGTGGGGATTATCGCCTCCGTCACCGAGCCGTTCTGCTCCGACTGCCGGCGCACCAGGATCACCGCCGAAGGCAAGATCATGAGCTGCCTGTTCTCACGGGAAGAATACGATCTGCTGGGCCTGCTGCGGGCGGGCGCCGGCGACGCGGAGCTGGCGCAGCGGTGGCAGGACGCCATGTGGATCAAACCCAAAGCGCATGGCATGGACCACGTGGGACTGGACGCCCCGGACTTCGTCCAGCCGGACCGCAGCATGAGTGCCATCGGGGGCTGACCGGAAATGCTTGTACGTTACTTTGCTGCCGCACGCGCCGCCGCCGGTTTCGAAGAAGAGAAGTTCGACCTGCCCGACGGCGCCACGGTGGCTGACCTGGTGAAGGCCGTAGCCGCCGTGGAGCGGGCGGAGCCCCCAACGGGAACCCCGCCGCTTCCCCGGATCCTTTCCCGGAGCAGCTTCCTGCTCAACGAGGTGGCCGTGCGGGACCAGGCAACTGTGCTGCGTCCCGACGACGTGGTGGACGTGCTTCCGCCCTTCGCGGGAGGCTAGGGAGCCAGCCTTCGGGCGCATTGGTGCCTGCGGGGCTTTGATTGTCAGACCCTCGTTGGATGATTCTTCTATGGGAACCAGCCTTGGGGTGGCAGCGGCAGCGGAAGGTGTTCATGCCTGCGTTGCTGCCCTCGATGCCCTGAATGTTCTGGAACGCGAGGACGCCTTCCTGGCGGCCGGCGTAGGTATTGGCCCTGATTTTGATGTGCTGCAGCGGCGGTACGAGATCCGGCTGGAACGGCTCGAAGTTATCGCCCGGATGGAGGCGCGGCTGTCCGCGATGAAAGCCCGGGATGCTGGTGAGGCCATGGAGATCCAGCAGGCCTTGATGCCGCCGGACGCGTCCGTCACGGACCGGACCTACGCCGAAATGTCCGTGGTGGAGGAAATCGCCGGGGTCCTGACCATTAGTTCGGCGGCCGCCGCTGCGTTCGTGGACCAGTCGCGGAAGGTCTGCTCCCTACCGCTGGTGTTCGAGGCGTTGTCTACCGGTGTCGTGTCCTGGCAGCACGCGAAGGTCATCGCCGGTGAAACCGATGGCCTTGACCCGGCCGGGGCTGCCGCCCTCGTGGCGCATTTCTTCGACCCCGACACACCCAACCCCGCCCGCGGGGCAGCCCCGGGTGAACTTGTGCCGTCCAGGTTCCGAGCGAAGGTGCGGGGGTGGCGGGAACGCCACCACCCCGAATCGATCGAGAAGCGCCACGTAAAGGGGGTCGCTGACCGGCGGATGGAATACGCCCCAGACCGCGACGGCATGGCCTGGGTCTCGCTCTACCTCCCCGGCGATACCGCCTGCGCCATCTGGAACCGGAGTACCGCCATCGCGCGCGGGCTCCAGGGGCCCGACGAACCACGCACCCTCACCCAACTCCGACCCGACATCGCAGCGTCCCAGCTCCTCGGAGCCGGCCACACCCTAAGAGGCACCGTAAACGCCGTGGACACCACCGACAACGCCCCCACTTCAGCGGTCGTCACGGAAATTGGCAAGGTCCCCACGCCGCGGGCAGATGTCCTGGTCATGGTGCCGGTGCTCTCCCTGCTCGGGGCGACGGATGAGCCGGCGGTACTTGACGGGTTGGGACCGATTCCGGCCTCGATGGCACGGAAACTCGTCGCCGACGGGGCCGACTCCTTCTACCGGGTCCTCGTCGATCCTCGCGACGGGGCGCCGCTGGAAATCGGCAGGAAGAGCTACCGGCTTCCTGAGACCATCAAACGCTGGATCAGGATGCGCGACGCCAAATGCACCTTCCCCGGCTGCACCAACGGCACCCCGGACAACGAAACCGACCACCTTCAAGCTTGGGAACACTGCGGAACCACCGGCACCACCAACTTGGCCCAGCTCTGCCCCAAACACCACCGGCTCAAACACCACAGCAGATGGACACCAGACCCAGCCACCGACAACGACCCGCCCGGCTGGACCTCACCCACCGGCCGCCACTACAAATCCGAACACCCAGACACCGAACCACCACACTGGCCACCAGGAATCCTGCCGATAGAGGCTGTTGCGCGCGCAACTGAGGATCTGGAGTGGGAGCCACTACTCGCGGACATGCCAAACTGGCCCGACCGGCCACCTGAAGAACCACCCTCCGAGAATCTGCTCGACTCCAGCGGCCTGTGCCCCACAGATCCACTATGGGACGACTTCTACGCGCAACCATTCAATCTGCCACCCGACCCGTGGAAGGACTGGGAACGGCTGAAGTCATAAATTTTGAAGCCACCGTCAATTGAGGTGCCGACGAAGCCTGGGCTTGAAAGATCGGCAACGCTCGCGGCCCGCGCACTCGTTCCCAGACGCCCTCAGGCACGGTGGAAGACGGATCGCATGAAGGGCCGGTAGGTTTGATCCTTTCCGTTCCCTGCGACCTGTGCT
Coding sequences within:
- a CDS encoding molybdopterin-dependent oxidoreductase; the encoded protein is MAAVAGGVAAGELLAGFASPSLSPLTAVGGVVIDGVPPGVKDWAISLFGTADKAALLTGMALVIAGLAALAGVLELRRRFAGAGVVGVFGLAGAAAVLTRSQVTPVAVALPLLAAGAAVVLLRLLAGRVAAWEATASTGDAESAPDPTAAGSRRRFLQALGGTAALTAAAGVLAGIWRGATTAVSEARARITLPVPASPAPPIPAAAESGVAGTPPLVTPNRDFYRIDTALTVPAVNPDTWVLKVTGMVARDLQLSFADLMAKPLTERHITIACVSNNVGGDLIGNARWLGWPVRDLLGLAEPQPGADMVLSRSADGWTAGTPLEVLTDNRDALLAVGMNGEPLPLEHGFPVRLVVPGLYGYVSATKWLTELKVTRFADDAGYWTPRGWSERGPIKTSSRIDVPRSGWPLSPGTVVFAGVAWAQHTGIGKVEVRLNRGPWREAELAPGISADTWYQWKLAIDLTPGQYEVQVRATDLNGRPQDETFRPPAPDGATGFHTVRVDVKS
- a CDS encoding HNH endonuclease signature motif containing protein, with product MGTSLGVAAAAEGVHACVAALDALNVLEREDAFLAAGVGIGPDFDVLQRRYEIRLERLEVIARMEARLSAMKARDAGEAMEIQQALMPPDASVTDRTYAEMSVVEEIAGVLTISSAAAAAFVDQSRKVCSLPLVFEALSTGVVSWQHAKVIAGETDGLDPAGAAALVAHFFDPDTPNPARGAAPGELVPSRFRAKVRGWRERHHPESIEKRHVKGVADRRMEYAPDRDGMAWVSLYLPGDTACAIWNRSTAIARGLQGPDEPRTLTQLRPDIAASQLLGAGHTLRGTVNAVDTTDNAPTSAVVTEIGKVPTPRADVLVMVPVLSLLGATDEPAVLDGLGPIPASMARKLVADGADSFYRVLVDPRDGAPLEIGRKSYRLPETIKRWIRMRDAKCTFPGCTNGTPDNETDHLQAWEHCGTTGTTNLAQLCPKHHRLKHHSRWTPDPATDNDPPGWTSPTGRHYKSEHPDTEPPHWPPGILPIEAVARATEDLEWEPLLADMPNWPDRPPEEPPSENLLDSSGLCPTDPLWDDFYAQPFNLPPDPWKDWERLKS
- a CDS encoding MoaD/ThiS family protein, which encodes MLVRYFAAARAAAGFEEEKFDLPDGATVADLVKAVAAVERAEPPTGTPPLPRILSRSSFLLNEVAVRDQATVLRPDDVVDVLPPFAGG
- the moaA gene encoding GTP 3',8-cyclase MoaA, which produces MSVQLGMPQPREEAASAVPGRRPADAPAGLADRYGRRATDMRLSLTDKCNLRCTYCMPAEGLEWLAKQAVMSGEEIVRIVKVGVERLGVRELRLTGGEPLVRHDLVDIIAALRRNHPDLPISMTTNGVGLARKAAALKGAGLTRINVSLDSLHEETFTKLTRRPFLDQVLAGVDAAWAAGLGPVKLNAVLMRGINDAESPQLLAWALERGYELRFIEQMPLDADHGWTRRNMITAAEIRELLSRDFVLSPDPRERDGAPAERFEVRRRVAGPADPEGPVLGTVGIIASVTEPFCSDCRRTRITAEGKIMSCLFSREEYDLLGLLRAGAGDAELAQRWQDAMWIKPKAHGMDHVGLDAPDFVQPDRSMSAIGG